In Candidatus Methylomirabilota bacterium, the sequence GAGGTGAGCAATCTTCTCCACCATCCAGTCCACTTCCTCTTGCCCGTCCTCCTTGCCCACCCCCAGGAAAACGACCAAGCCGAGGCCAATCTGCCCCACGGCCCCCCCGTCAATGATTACTTGAGCCCGGCGCACCCGCTGAATGACCGCACGCATCTCCGCTTCGCTCCAGCCATCATCGGTCAGCAGTCGGCTGTCAGCCTCGGCCGTCAATAGGGTGACAGGTGTTAGGTGCTGGGTGTTAGCAGGTCCGATCACCAGGCACTCATCACCAGTCACCAACCACTAGCGTTCCAGTATTCTAGTGCCGCACCAACTATTTTTCACTAGCATTCTGCGCTGGTGCGGCACTTCCGCTAGTCCCGAAAGCCTTCGGGATTCGGCGCTCGGCGTTCGCCTCGCTGAGCACCCCCCAGCAGGCGTAGGGGAGCCTCGGGGAGGAACACTCCTACCACCCCTCAGTCCCCCTGGCCCGCATTATTCACGAACGGAGTGTCTTCGTGAATAATGCGTCCCGCCGCTGCGGCGGGACTCAAGGCTAGCCCTGAGCGACGCCCCGCAAACGCGGGGCGGATTCGAAGCCCGGAGGGTAGATTATTCACCTCTGTGTGAATAATCCGGGCTG encodes:
- a CDS encoding D-aminoacyl-tRNA deacylase, producing MIGPANTQHLTPVTLLTAEADSRLLTDDGWSEAEMRAVIQRVRRAQVIIDGGAVGQIGLGLVVFLGVGKEDGQEEVDWMVEKIAHL